The nucleotide sequence GCCGAAGTCAAGGGAGGGAAGACCAAGGATCAGATCGAGGCCGCGCTCGTCAATCAGTACGGCGAGGTCATTCTCGGAGCGCCCAAGGCGAAGGGGTTCAACCTGCTCGTCTGGGCGGCGCCCGTGGTGGCCACCGTGGTGGGCCTCCTGATCGCGTCGTTCGTCCTCGTCCGCTGGCGCCGCCAGAATCAGTTCGCGGCGCCCGCGGCGCCACCCGCGGACGGCACGGGCGCGCCGTTCCGCAACGACCCCGATGCCCCTGACGCCGCACTGCGCGCACGGGCCGAAGAGGAGTACCGGAGGCTCCAGGAATGACGACGGAGTCGCCACGCCTATGATCGTTCTCGCTCAGGTCTGCCTCGCGCTGGCCGTCGCGCTGTTCGTCCTCTCGCCGCTCTGGTTCTACCGGGGGCAGCGGTCCCACATCGAGGCGCCCGACGCCTCTGCCCGCCGCTCGATCGCCGAGAAGAAGGGGCGTCTCTACAGCCAGCTCCTCGATCTCGATTTCGACAAGGACTCCGGCAAGATCTCCCCCGAGGATCACGCCCGCATGCGGGAGGAGACGATGGGCGAAGTGCTCGCCGTGCTCGCCGAAGAGGACCGACTGGGCGGTCCGCGGCGCGGGATCAAGCCGACGGTGATCGAAGGAGGGGACCGCGTGGAGCGGATGATCGAAGAGTACAAGCGGGCCCGTCCCGCGGCGATCGAGGTGAACCGGTCATGACGAAGCAGACCCTGAGGATTCTCGCGCTTCCGGCCGCCATGCTGCTCCTGGCTCTGGTCCTGGCGCTGCTCGCCATGCCGGCGTGGGCCGTCACGATCACCGGGCACGTGCTGAAGGGCGCGGAGCGCGCGCCGGTCAAGGGCGCGCCGGTTTCGATCCACGTCGTGCGCGGGAACGAGGAGCTTCCGGGCGGCACGGTCCCCTCCGATCCGGAGGGGGGCTTCCGCTTCACCGGCATCACGGACGGCGCGGGGCTCGAGTACTACCTCTCCACCGAGTACGAGGGCGCCTTCTATACCGAGGGCCCGCTCGCGATCCAGAACGGCGCCGCGTCGCAGGACATGCAGGTCTACGACGTGGGGAAGGACTTCGCCGCGGTCAAGGTGCAGGACCACCACGTGATCGTGGAGCGGAAGGACGACGGCCTCCACGTCACCGAGATCCTCATTTTCCAGAACAACGCCAACACGGCCTATTTGGGCGTGGGCGCGAACCACGCGATGCCCTCGGGCATGACGGTGGGGCTGCCGGCGTCGGTGAAGGACTTCAAGCCGGGCCTGGGACTGGACGAGCCCTCGGTGCACCTCCAGGGGCGCGAGATGATGTCGATGCGGCCGATCCCGCCGGGACAGCGGCCGCTCTCCTTCACCTACACGATCCCGCTCTCCGGACGGATGGATCTCTCGCATCGGCTCTATTTCCCGACGCGCCAGATGACGGTGCTCCTCGACGATCCCAAGCTCCACGTCGAATCCACCCAGCTCGCGAGCGGCGGCACGCGCGAGCAGGGCGGAAAGACCTACGCCATGTACATCGGCTCCGAGCTTCCGGTCGGCGCCGAGGTCTCGATGCGGATCGGGGGCGCGGGCTTCTTCTCCAATCCCAAGGTCTATCCCTTCCTGGCGGCGCCGTTCCTGATCGCGGGGGCGCTGTGGTTCGCCGCGCGGCGCGGCGGGCGGCATTTACGAGAGAAGCACACGGCCGAGCAGGTGGCGCGTCATCCGGGGACAGCGGTGGCCTCCGCTCCCGCGGCGGGGATGCAGGCGGGGACGACCGTCGGCACGGCCGCGGCAGGGATTACTCCCGCAAAGCCTCGGCATTCGCCTTCGGCGAATGGCGGACAGGACATGGCCGACACCTACCTCTATCTCATCGCCGCCCTCGATCAGGGCGTCGAGCGCGGCGACGTGAGCCGCGAGAGTCATGCGCTGATCCGCGGCAATCTCAAACGCCGGCTCGAGACGATCCTCGCCGACGAGCCGCACGCCAAGGCCCGCTGACCCACGGCGTGATCGCAGGGGCTTCCCCGTCCTCGGGTGCCTCGGGCGCGGTTCTCAGCGCTCGGGGCATCCGAAAACGATTCGACTCGCGCTGGATCCTCCGGGACGCCTCGGTCGCGCTCGCGGCCGGTGACGTCGTCCTGCTGGCCGGCCGGAACGGCTCCGGCAAGACCACCCTCGCCCGCATCCTCGCCACCCTGCTCGAGCCCGACCAGGGGGAGGTCCTGTTCGACGGCGCGCCGCTGAAGAAGTCGCGCCGCGAGGCGCGGCGGGCGATGGGCTTCGCCTCGCACCGCCCCTTGCTCTACCTGGGGCTGACCCCTCTCGAGAACCTGAGCCTGTTCGGGAAGCTGACCGGCGTGCGCCGGCCGGACGAGCGAGCGCTGGAGCTATTGGAGCGGCTGGGGATGGGCGCCTTCGCCAGGATTCCCGTCGAGCGCTTCTCCCGCGGGATGCTCCAGCGGGTGTCGCTCGCCCGGGCCTTCCTGGGCGAGCCGCGGCTGTTGCTGCTGGACGAGCCCTACACCGCGCTCGACGACGACGGCACCGCGGAGCTGAACGGGCTGATCGGCGAGGCCCGCGACCGGGGGGCGGCGACGATGATCATCTCCCACGATCGCGAGCGCCTGGGGGCGCTCCGGACCAGGCTCTGCCTGATGCAGGAGGGGCGGGTCGTGGAGGAGGGGACGTGAGCGAAGGGGCACGTGGCAGGAGCGGGCGCCCTGGGCTCGGGGCCAGCGGCGAGGTGGCGGCGTGAGCTTCCTGGCCGTCGCGATGAAGGATCTCCGGCTCTATGCGCGGGACGCGCGCTTCGTGGCCACGCTTCTTCTCTTCAGCGCCTCCCTCGTGCTGATCCTGAGCGTGGCGTTCGGGCCGATCTTCAAGGACCCGGCGCGCGAGGCCAGCGCGACCCTCTGGGCGGCGCTCTTCTTCGCCGGCGTGCTGGGGCTGACGCGCTCGCTCGACCTGGAGGCGGAATCGGGAGGGGGCGACGCGATGCGCCTGACCGGCGCCGACCCCTACGCCATCTATCTCGGGAAGACGATCGCCAACATCCTCATCCTCGGCGGCGTCTTCGTCCTGGTGCTCCCGATCGTGTCGGTCTTCTTCGACGTGGGCAACCTGCGCGTGCTCCCCGGGGTGCTCGGCGTTGCCGCGCTGGGAGTGGTCGGGTATGCTGCGTGGGGCACCCTCTTCGCCGCGCTGGCGCGGGGACTCAAGGCGCGCGAGCTCCTGCTCTCGGTCCTGCTCTTTCCGTCGTTGGTCCCGCTCTGGATCGGCGCCGTCAAGATCACCCACTCGTTGTGGGCGGAGGGAACCGCGGCGCCGGTCCAGGACTGGCTCAAGGTGATGGCGGTGTCGGACGTGCTGGGGCTGGCCCTGGCGGCGTTCCTGTACGAATTGATCCAGGAGGCGAGCGAATGAGCGGGGTTGGCGCAATGGGGGCGAGCGAATGAGCGGGGTTGGGGCGGATCTGGAGTCGAGCCGGGCGGGAGCCATGGAGGCAGGCGAATGAACGCGAACGATCCGTCCTGGTGGCGGCCCCTGGGACGCGCGCTCTGGGGCGCGGCGTTCCTGCTGCTCGCGGTGTCGGCGTGGATGATCCTCTCCAAGGCTCCCATCGAAGCGCAGATGGGACCGGTGCAGAAGATCGTCTACGTCCACGTGCCGAGCGCGATCGCCACGCTGCTCGCGTTCGGGTTCACGTTCGCCTGCAGCATCGCCTATCTCACGACGAAGAGCTGGGTGTGGGACGCGATGGCGGCCTCGGCGTGCGAGCTGGGGCTGGTCTTCGCGACGGTCGTGATGGTGACCGGACCCCTCTGGGCCCGGTCGGCCTGGAACACCTGGTGGACCTGGGAGCCCCGTCTCACCACGTTCCTGATCCTCTGGATCCTGTACGCCGGCTACCACGTGGTGCGGGCATCCTTGCACTCCGGAGCCAAGCGCACGGTGTCGTCGATCCTCGGCGTCGTGCTGTTCGTGAACCTCCCGGTCGTCTGGATGTCGATCCAGTGGTGGCGCGGATCGCTGCATCCGCAGAAGGTCACCATGACGGGCGACATGCGCGCCACCTTGCTCGAATCGATGCTCGCCTGGATCGTCTTCCTGGCCGCGGCGTTCGTCTCGCGGCTCCGGCTGGAATGGGCGCGCGAGGCGGCGATGGAGCGGGAGAACGAGATGGCGCCGGGCCTGGCCCGGCACGGCCGCGACCCGTCCGGCGGGGGGAGGGTGTCGGCATGAGCGCTCGCCAGGGCGGCAGGAGCGGCGGGAGGGTATCCGCGTGAACTACGCGATCATCGCCTACGTGGCCGTCGTCGTGATCTGGTCGGTCTACTTCCTCTGGCTCCGCCAGCGCCTCCGCCGCGCGCGCGACTGAGACCGACGTGCGCGACCACTTCCAGGAATTCGAAATCTCACCCGAGCTGGTGCGCGAGATGATCGAGGATGGCGACGACGCCGTCATCCTCCTCGACGTGCGGGACGACTGGGAGTGGGAAGTGGCACACCTGGAAGGCGCGATCCACATGCCCCTCGACGAGCTGGGCCTGCGCCTCAACGAGCTCGATCCGCATCAGGAGATCGTCGCCTACTGCCACGTCGGCGAACGCAGCGTCGACGCCTGCCTGTTGTTGTGGGAGAACGGCTTTCGGAAGGTGCGGAGCATGACCGGCGGTATCGAAGCGTGGAGCGAGCTCGTCGATCCCACCGTGCCGAAGTATTGATTCTCCTCGCTGTGCCAGCGACGTAGAGTCTCTCGCGAGAATCTTCAGTGTCTGCGACCTGCGACAATCGTCGTCGATTTCACACGCGCCAGCGCGGGTAGCTCCGGGGCCGGACGGCTCCGGAATCGGTTCCCAGCAGACCCAACTCGTGGGCGAGTTAATATTTAAGTAAACTTGCACCAGCGCAAGTTGCCCCGCACCACTTGCGCCAGCGCAAGTTGAGTCGCACCACTTGCGCCAGCGCAAGTTGATCCGCACTGCACGTTCGCAATCCCGGTGTCTCCAGCGCTACAAATGCTGATAATTCGGGCCGCCGCCGCCTTCGGGGGGAACCCAGGTGATGATGCCGTAGGGGTCGGCGATGTCGCAGGTCTTGCAGTGGACGCAGTTCGAGGGGTTCAGCTTCAGGCGAATGCCGCCCTCGGGGGCGGGCTCCATCTCGTAGACGTTGGCGGGGCAGAAGTGCTGGCAGGGGTTGCCGTACTCCTCCTTGCAGCGGGTCGCGCAGATCGTGCGGTCCTGCACCAGGAGATGCGCGGGCTGGTCCTCGTCGTGCTTGGTGCCGGAGTAGTAGACGTCGTTCACCTTGGTGAAGGTCTTCGCGTTGTCGTAGCGGCGCTGGGTCTCTTCCAGCGACAACGGCGCGACCCCGGCCTCCTTCAATTTCTCCATGTGCATCGGACCCGGCTTCCACCGCGGGCGATTGCCGAACCCGAGCCCGCCGGTCACCAGCTGAAGCCCGGCGTCGGCCATCCCCATCCAGAGCCCGCGCTCGAATCCCTGGTGGAAGTTCCGCACGCCCCAGAGCTCCTGCCGCACCCACGAGCCCTCGATCCGGAGATCGTACGCGCGCATCGCCTCGGCGTCGAAGCGCCCGGCGACAAGCGCGTCGAACGCGGTCTCGGCGGCGAGCATCCCCGACTTCATGCCAAGGTGCACGCCCTTCAGGCGCTGCGAGTTCAGCAGCGCCGCGCTCTCGCCGGCGAGCAGCCCGCCCGGCCACGACAGCCGCGGCACCGAATACCAGCCGCCCTCGGAGATCGCTTTCGCGCCGTAGGAGAGAATGGTTCCCCCCTCGAGAAGCCGCGCGATCATCGGATGGCGCTTGTAGTCCTGGAACAGTCCATGGGGATCGGTGAGCGGATTCCAGTAGTCCAGCCCCACCACGAAGCCGACGGCCCAGCGGTCGTGGTCCATGCCGTAGACGAAGCCGCCGCCGAACGTGCGCGCATCGAGCGGCGCGCCCATCGTGTGAATGACGCGCCCCTTCTCCACGCGCCCG is from Candidatus Binatia bacterium and encodes:
- a CDS encoding cytochrome c-type biogenesis protein CcmH produces the protein MKRALRLFFGLLVGSMLLSGALSAPAYAKKDPAKTITDGIICPCSCGEILTGCTCETGKAMRAYVDAEVKGGKTKDQIEAALVNQYGEVILGAPKAKGFNLLVWAAPVVATVVGLLIASFVLVRWRRQNQFAAPAAPPADGTGAPFRNDPDAPDAALRARAEEEYRRLQE
- the ccmA gene encoding heme ABC exporter ATP-binding protein CcmA, translating into MIAGASPSSGASGAVLSARGIRKRFDSRWILRDASVALAAGDVVLLAGRNGSGKTTLARILATLLEPDQGEVLFDGAPLKKSRREARRAMGFASHRPLLYLGLTPLENLSLFGKLTGVRRPDERALELLERLGMGAFARIPVERFSRGMLQRVSLARAFLGEPRLLLLDEPYTALDDDGTAELNGLIGEARDRGAATMIISHDRERLGALRTRLCLMQEGRVVEEGT
- a CDS encoding heme exporter protein CcmB, producing MSFLAVAMKDLRLYARDARFVATLLLFSASLVLILSVAFGPIFKDPAREASATLWAALFFAGVLGLTRSLDLEAESGGGDAMRLTGADPYAIYLGKTIANILILGGVFVLVLPIVSVFFDVGNLRVLPGVLGVAALGVVGYAAWGTLFAALARGLKARELLLSVLLFPSLVPLWIGAVKITHSLWAEGTAAPVQDWLKVMAVSDVLGLALAAFLYELIQEASE
- a CDS encoding cytochrome c biogenesis protein, with product MNANDPSWWRPLGRALWGAAFLLLAVSAWMILSKAPIEAQMGPVQKIVYVHVPSAIATLLAFGFTFACSIAYLTTKSWVWDAMAASACELGLVFATVVMVTGPLWARSAWNTWWTWEPRLTTFLILWILYAGYHVVRASLHSGAKRTVSSILGVVLFVNLPVVWMSIQWWRGSLHPQKVTMTGDMRATLLESMLAWIVFLAAAFVSRLRLEWAREAAMERENEMAPGLARHGRDPSGGGRVSA
- a CDS encoding rhodanese-like domain-containing protein — encoded protein: MRDHFQEFEISPELVREMIEDGDDAVILLDVRDDWEWEVAHLEGAIHMPLDELGLRLNELDPHQEIVAYCHVGERSVDACLLLWENGFRKVRSMTGGIEAWSELVDPTVPKY
- a CDS encoding electron transfer flavoprotein-ubiquinone oxidoreductase, whose translation is MNDAQRDVLEVDVVFVGGGPAGLAGALRLTQLVAERNAAAAAGSGEPPLGEVSIAVLEKASEIGAHGISGCILDPRALRELVPDYREKNAPLESDVTGDDLYYFTKSGAIRFPMLPPPLQNHGNHIVSLGDFEKWLGGLVEAAGAYVLPNMAAVEGLFEDGQMVGVRTGDKGIDKNGARKPNFEPGSDIRAKVTVLCEGARGSLTKRLTPQLLLDEGRAPQIYATGIKEVWQMPAGRVEKGRVIHTMGAPLDARTFGGGFVYGMDHDRWAVGFVVGLDYWNPLTDPHGLFQDYKRHPMIARLLEGGTILSYGAKAISEGGWYSVPRLSWPGGLLAGESAALLNSQRLKGVHLGMKSGMLAAETAFDALVAGRFDAEAMRAYDLRIEGSWVRQELWGVRNFHQGFERGLWMGMADAGLQLVTGGLGFGNRPRWKPGPMHMEKLKEAGVAPLSLEETQRRYDNAKTFTKVNDVYYSGTKHDEDQPAHLLVQDRTICATRCKEEYGNPCQHFCPANVYEMEPAPEGGIRLKLNPSNCVHCKTCDIADPYGIITWVPPEGGGGPNYQHL